One Streptomyces sp. R28 DNA window includes the following coding sequences:
- the aspS gene encoding aspartate--tRNA ligase gives MHRYRSHTCGELRSSDVGTDVRLSGWLHNRRDLGGILFIDLRDHYGITQLVARPGTPAYEALDKLSKESTVRVDGKVVSRGAENINPDLPTGEIEVEVGEVELLGAAAPLPFTINTEDGVNEERRLEYRFLDLRRERMHKNILLRTSVISAIRHKMTALGFNEMATPILSATSPEGARDFVVPSRLNPGKFYALPQAPQQFKQLLMISGFDRYFQIAPCFRDEDARADRSPGEFYQLDVEMSFVEQEDVFQPIEQLMTELFEEFGGGRHVTSPFPRIPFREAMLKYGSDKPDLRAQLELVDITDVFEGSEFKAFAGKHVRALAVPDVSAQPRKFFDQLGDFAVSQGAKGLAWVRVAEDGSLSGPIAKFLTEENVAELTKRLSLAAGHAVFFGAGEFDEVSKIMGAVRVEAAKRAGHFEEGVFRFCWIVDFPMYEKDEETGAIDFSHNPFSMPQGGLEALQTQDPLDILGWQYDIVCNGVELSSGAIRNHEPEIMLKAFEIAGYDRETVEEKFAGMLRAFRFGAPPHGGIAPGVDRIVMLLADEPNIRETIAFPLNGNAQDLMMGAPTELEEARLKELHLTVRKPQPK, from the coding sequence ATGCATCGGTACAGGTCCCACACCTGCGGCGAGCTCCGCTCCTCTGACGTCGGTACCGACGTCCGGCTGAGTGGCTGGCTGCACAATCGGCGCGACCTGGGCGGCATCCTCTTCATCGATCTGCGCGATCACTACGGCATCACGCAGCTCGTCGCCCGTCCCGGCACGCCCGCGTACGAGGCCCTGGACAAGCTGTCCAAGGAATCGACCGTCCGCGTCGACGGCAAGGTCGTCTCCCGCGGCGCCGAGAACATCAACCCCGACCTGCCGACCGGCGAGATCGAGGTCGAGGTCGGCGAGGTCGAGCTGCTCGGCGCGGCCGCCCCGCTCCCCTTCACGATCAACACCGAGGACGGGGTCAACGAGGAGCGGCGCCTGGAGTACCGCTTCCTGGACCTGCGCCGCGAGCGCATGCACAAGAACATCCTGCTGCGTACGTCGGTCATCTCGGCGATCCGGCACAAGATGACGGCGCTGGGCTTCAACGAGATGGCGACGCCGATCCTGTCCGCGACCTCCCCCGAGGGCGCCCGCGACTTCGTCGTCCCCTCCCGTCTGAACCCGGGCAAGTTCTACGCCCTGCCGCAGGCGCCGCAGCAGTTCAAGCAGCTGCTGATGATCTCCGGCTTCGACCGCTACTTCCAGATCGCGCCCTGCTTCCGCGACGAGGACGCGCGTGCGGACCGTTCGCCGGGCGAGTTCTACCAGCTCGACGTCGAGATGAGCTTCGTCGAGCAGGAGGACGTCTTCCAGCCGATCGAGCAGCTGATGACCGAGCTGTTCGAGGAGTTCGGCGGCGGCCGCCACGTCACCTCGCCCTTCCCGCGGATCCCGTTCCGTGAGGCGATGCTGAAGTACGGCTCCGACAAGCCGGACCTCCGTGCCCAGCTGGAGCTCGTCGACATCACCGACGTCTTCGAGGGCTCGGAGTTCAAGGCGTTCGCCGGCAAGCACGTGCGTGCCCTGGCGGTGCCGGACGTCTCCGCGCAGCCCCGGAAGTTCTTCGACCAGCTCGGTGACTTCGCGGTCTCGCAGGGCGCCAAGGGCCTGGCCTGGGTGCGCGTGGCCGAGGACGGCTCGCTGTCCGGCCCGATCGCGAAGTTCCTCACCGAGGAGAACGTCGCCGAGCTGACCAAGCGCCTCTCCCTGGCCGCCGGTCACGCCGTCTTCTTCGGCGCGGGCGAGTTCGACGAGGTCTCGAAGATCATGGGCGCGGTGCGGGTCGAGGCCGCCAAGCGTGCCGGGCACTTCGAGGAGGGCGTCTTCCGGTTCTGCTGGATCGTTGACTTCCCGATGTACGAGAAGGACGAGGAGACCGGCGCGATCGACTTCTCGCACAACCCCTTCTCGATGCCGCAGGGCGGTCTGGAGGCCCTGCAGACGCAGGACCCGCTGGACATCCTGGGCTGGCAGTACGACATCGTCTGCAACGGCGTCGAGCTGTCCTCGGGCGCGATCCGGAACCACGAGCCGGAGATCATGCTCAAGGCCTTCGAGATCGCGGGCTACGACCGCGAGACCGTCGAGGAGAAGTTCGCCGGCATGCTCCGCGCCTTCCGCTTCGGCGCCCCGCCGCACGGCGGCATCGCCCCCGGCGTCGACCGCATCGTCATGCTCCTCGCGGACGAGCCGAACATCCGCGAGACCATCGCCTTCCCGCTCAACGGCAACGCCCAGGACCTGATGATGGGCGCGCCGACGGAGCTGGAGGAGGCGAGGCTGAAGGAGCTGCACCTGACGGTGCGCAAGCCGCAGCCGAAGTAG